The following is a genomic window from Pseudomonas sp. FP2335.
ACAGAAATGTTGAGGTAGACATGAACAACTGGATCAGCGCCCTCGCCCACCTGCAAACCAGCGGCGAACCCTGCGTACTGGTAACCATCATCGAAGAACTCGGCTCCACACCACGCAATGCCGGTTCCAAGATGGTGATCAGCGCCGCCCAGACCTTCGACACCATCGGCGGCGGGCACCTGGAGTACAAAGCGATGCAGATCGCCCGGGACATGCTCGTGCGTGGCCAGCAGAACACCCATCTGGAGCGCTTCAGCCTCGGCGCCAGCCTGGGCCAGTGCTGCGGCGGCGTGACGGTGCTGCTGTTCGAACCCATGGGCCAGGTGCAGGCACAGATCGCGGTGTTTGGCGCCGGCCACGTCGGCCGCGCGCTGGTGCCGTTGCTGGCGAGCCTGCCGTGCCGGGTGCGCTGGATCGATTCGCGTGAACAGGAGTTTCCGGAACATATCCCCCAGGGCGTGCGTAAAATCGTCAGCGAAGAGCCGGTCGACGAAATTGCCGGCCTGCCAGCGGGCAGTTACTGCATCGTCATGACCCACAATCACGCGCTGGACCTGGAACTCACCGCCGCCCTGCTCAAACGCAACGACTTCGCCTACTTCGGCCTGATCGGCTCGAAGACCAAACGCGTCAAGTTCGAACACCGTCTGCGTGATCGCGGCTTCGACGCCGCGCAATTGCAACGCATGCGCTGCCCCATGGGCCTCAGCGAGGTAAAGGGCAAATTGCCGGTAGAGATCGCCATCTCCATCGCCGGCGAGATCATCGCCATCTATAACGCCAATTTCGGCCAGCACACCGCCAGCGCCGAACCGATTGCCAAACTGCTGCCGGCTTCACGCCGCAGCCAAGCCATTTGAATTGAGATAACCATGCCTTTGACTCGCAAAGCCTACCGTGCCGCCATTCTGCACAGCATCGCCGACCCCGCCGAAGTTGGCATCGAAGCCTCCTACGAGTATTTCGAAGATGGCCTACTGGTGATTGAGAACGGTCAGATCAGCGCTGTCGGCCATGCGCAGGACCTGCTGCCGACCCTACCTTCCGACATCGACATCACCCACTACCAGGACGCGCTGATCACCCCCGGCCTGATCGACACCCACATCCACCTGCCGCAAACCGGCATGGTCGGCGCCTACGGCGAGCAGTTGCTGGACTGGCTCAACACCTACACCTTCCCGTGTGAAAGCCAATTCGCCGACAAGGCCCACGCCGAGGAAGTCGCCGACATCTTCATCAAGGAACTCCTACGCAACGGCACCACCACTGCGCTGGTGTTCGGCAGCGTGCATCCGCAGTCGGTGAATGCATTCTTTGAAGCAGCGGAAAAACTCGACCTGCGCATGATCGCCGGCAAGGTGATGATGGACCGCAATGCCCCGGACTACCTGACCGACACCGCCGAAACCGGCTACCAGCAAAGCAAGGCGCTGATCGAGCGCTGGCACGGCAAGGGCCGCCTGCACTACGCCGTGACGCCACGCTTCGCACCGACCAGCACGCCGGAACAACTGGCACTGGCCGGGCAACTGCTGGGGGAATACCCGGACCTGTACATGCAGACTCACATCAGTGAGAACAAGCAGGAAATCGAGTGGGTAAAAGAGCTGTTCCCCGAGCGAAACGGCTACCTGGATGTGTACGACCATTACCAACTGCTCGGCGAGCGCTCGGTGTTTGCCCACGGTGTGCACCTGTGTGATGACGAGTGCGCGCGGTTGGCGGAGACCGGTTCGGCGGTGGCGTTCTGCCCGACGTCGAACCTGTTCCTCGGCAGTGGTTTGTTCAACCTGCCGATGGCGGAAAAATACAAATTGAATGTAGGGCTGGGCACGGACGTGGGCGGCGGCACCAGCTTCTCGTTGCTGCAAACCTTGAACGAAGCCTACAAGGTCATGCAGTTGCAGGGCGCGCGATTGAGCCCGTTCAAGTCGCTGTATCTCGCCACATTGGGCGGCGCACGGGCGCTGCGCCTGGAAGACAAGATCGGTACGTTGCAGCCGGGCACGGATGCGGATTTCCTGGTGCTGGACTACAACGCCACGCCGCTGCTGAGCTATCGCTTGAAACAGGCCAATGACATTGCCGAGACGTTGTTTGTGCTGATGACGCTTGGGGATGATCGGACGGTGTTGCAGACCTATGCGGCCGGGCAATTGGTACACCAACGCTAATTTCAGCAACACCACAAAACCAATGTGGGAGCGGGCTTGCTCGCGAATGCGGTGGATCAGTCGACACATCTGTCGACTGATCCACCGCATTCGCGAGCAAGCCCGCTCCCACATTTTTTGTCCCCGGTGATTCAGGGAAATTACAGTTTTACTGAAGAGCGCCCCGGCTTCTTGGTCTGCAACAAATGCGAAAACACCGCATGCAAATCATCCGACGCACTTTCCTCATCGAGGTTGAGCTTGCTGTCGATGTGATCCATGTGATGCATCATCAGGTCCACGGCCAACGCCGCGTCCCGCGCTTCGATCGCATCGATCAACTGGGTGTGTTCATCGTAGGAGCAGTGCGAGCGGTTGCCGCTTTCGTACTGGGCGATGATCAATGACGTCTGGGACACCAGGCTGCGCTGGAAGCTGATCAGCGGCGCGTTTTTCGCCGCCTCGGCCAGCTTGAGGTGGAATTCGCCGGAGAGACGGATACCCGCCCCACGGTCGCCACGGGAAAAGCTGTCGCGCTCGTCGTTGACCATCTGGCGCAGTTCGGCCAATTGTTCGGCAGTGGCGTGCTGGACCGCCAGCTCGGTAATCGCGCGTTCTACCAGGCGCCGCGCCATAAATACCTGGCGGGCCTCTTCCACACTCGGGCTGGCAACCACTGCACCGCGGTTGGGCCGCAGCAGCACCACGCCTTCATGGGCCAGGCGCGACAGGGCGCGACGAATGATGGTGCGGCTGACGCCGAAGATTTCGCCCAGTGCCTCTTCGCTCAATTTGGTGCCGGGTGCCAGGCGTTGTTCGAGGATCGCCTCGAAGATATGCGCGTAGACAATATCGTCCTGGGTTCCGCTGCGACCGGCCTTGCCAGCTCGCGGTTGTTTCTTGAGAGGTTGCAACTGTTCGTTCATGGGCACTCGGGTCGGGAGAACGGCGGCGAAATAACGGTAATACGGCAACAGCGTGTTGCTGGCAAGTATCACCTAAAAACAGCGCACATTGTACACAACCGATTGCGCCAACACACTGTACGGCTGTTTGCGGTCTCGGCTGTATTGCAATGAGTGGTTACGTTTGAGTTTAGGCTTGAATCAGCAATTTCTCTGGTTAAAGGAACACCTTTCTATGTCCGAAGCCGCCCAAGCGCCGCTGCGCCCGCTGGCCGACACCTCTGCATCGGCGATCGTCGCCGGTTTCATCGCCATGATGACCGGCTATACCAGCTCCCTGGTGCTGATGTTCCAGGCCGGCCAGGCCGCCGGTTTGACCACGGCGCAGATTTCCTCGTGGATCTGGGCGATTTCCATCGGCATGGCGGTGTGCAGCATCGGCCTGTCCTTGCGCTATCGCACGCCGATCACCATTGCCTGGTCGACACCCGGCGCCGCGTTGCTGATCACCAGCC
Proteins encoded in this region:
- the xdhC gene encoding xanthine dehydrogenase accessory protein XdhC, whose product is MNNWISALAHLQTSGEPCVLVTIIEELGSTPRNAGSKMVISAAQTFDTIGGGHLEYKAMQIARDMLVRGQQNTHLERFSLGASLGQCCGGVTVLLFEPMGQVQAQIAVFGAGHVGRALVPLLASLPCRVRWIDSREQEFPEHIPQGVRKIVSEEPVDEIAGLPAGSYCIVMTHNHALDLELTAALLKRNDFAYFGLIGSKTKRVKFEHRLRDRGFDAAQLQRMRCPMGLSEVKGKLPVEIAISIAGEIIAIYNANFGQHTASAEPIAKLLPASRRSQAI
- a CDS encoding GntR family transcriptional regulator, whose protein sequence is MNEQLQPLKKQPRAGKAGRSGTQDDIVYAHIFEAILEQRLAPGTKLSEEALGEIFGVSRTIIRRALSRLAHEGVVLLRPNRGAVVASPSVEEARQVFMARRLVERAITELAVQHATAEQLAELRQMVNDERDSFSRGDRGAGIRLSGEFHLKLAEAAKNAPLISFQRSLVSQTSLIIAQYESGNRSHCSYDEHTQLIDAIEARDAALAVDLMMHHMDHIDSKLNLDEESASDDLHAVFSHLLQTKKPGRSSVKL
- the guaD gene encoding guanine deaminase, with translation MPLTRKAYRAAILHSIADPAEVGIEASYEYFEDGLLVIENGQISAVGHAQDLLPTLPSDIDITHYQDALITPGLIDTHIHLPQTGMVGAYGEQLLDWLNTYTFPCESQFADKAHAEEVADIFIKELLRNGTTTALVFGSVHPQSVNAFFEAAEKLDLRMIAGKVMMDRNAPDYLTDTAETGYQQSKALIERWHGKGRLHYAVTPRFAPTSTPEQLALAGQLLGEYPDLYMQTHISENKQEIEWVKELFPERNGYLDVYDHYQLLGERSVFAHGVHLCDDECARLAETGSAVAFCPTSNLFLGSGLFNLPMAEKYKLNVGLGTDVGGGTSFSLLQTLNEAYKVMQLQGARLSPFKSLYLATLGGARALRLEDKIGTLQPGTDADFLVLDYNATPLLSYRLKQANDIAETLFVLMTLGDDRTVLQTYAAGQLVHQR